The sequence CAACATCTGCTTTGAGGTAGCAATTCCAAGTACGCCCAGCAGTAGTTGCACGATCGGAATCTGAAACGCTAAGCCAGTACTAAACATTAACAACAATACAAACTCAAAGTAGCGATCAATCGACCATGCTTGCTCTACCACATCCGCACCATAGCTGATGAAAAAGCGCAACGCAGCAGGAATCAATGCGATGTAGGCAAACCCTAGACCTGCAACAAATAAAATACTGGAGCCAAACACAACTGGAGCTAGCAACCGTTGTTCCCGTCGCGTTAGACCTGGTAAAACGAACCGGATAATTTGGTACAGAATTACAGGACTTGCCAGTAAGATACCGCTATAGCCCGCTACCTTAAGCGATACGAAGAAAAATTCGCCAGGTGATAGCTGTAAAAACTTGACCCCCTGCGCTGGAGCCTCTAGCAATTGCACGATCGGCCTCACGGTTAAAAAACACAGTGCAATACCAATCACAACCGCGATCGCTGCGTAGAAAATTCGCTGACGCAGCTCTTCTAGATGCTCAAACAATGACATCTCCACATCGTTAGGTAATTCATCATCAGGATCACTACCCATCTGATCCGCACCAGACTCCAGCATAGGATCAGTCATCTCTCCTGGAAGGGGTTG comes from Cyanobacteriota bacterium and encodes:
- the tatC gene encoding twin-arginine translocase subunit TatC; the protein is MTDPMLESGADQMGSDPDDELPNDVEMSLFEHLEELRQRIFYAAIAVVIGIALCFLTVRPIVQLLEAPAQGVKFLQLSPGEFFFVSLKVAGYSGILLASPVILYQIIRFVLPGLTRREQRLLAPVVFGSSILFVAGLGFAYIALIPAALRFFISYGADVVEQAWSIDRYFEFVLLLMFSTGLAFQIPIVQLLLGVLGIATSKQMLSGWRYVVLGAVVLGAVLTPSTDPITQSLLGGAVLALYFGGIGMVKLAGH